A single Arachidicoccus sp. BS20 DNA region contains:
- a CDS encoding MarC family protein yields MQFQWNHLFTVSFTLFAVIDVLGSIPLFIAIKEKNQVAFDAKKITTISGIIMIAFLFIGQQFLDLMGLDVHSFALAGSIVLFLLGLEMILGHEIFKGDDNPKLGIIVPVAFPLIAGSATLTTIISLKAIYSQLEIIAGIIANLIIIYVVISSLKWFEKILGPGGIIAVRKFFGVVLLAIAVKIFSSNMSLFGR; encoded by the coding sequence ATGCAGTTTCAATGGAATCATTTGTTTACCGTTTCTTTTACGCTGTTTGCTGTAATTGATGTACTGGGTTCTATTCCGCTGTTTATTGCGATTAAAGAAAAGAATCAGGTTGCCTTTGATGCAAAAAAAATTACAACAATATCGGGCATCATTATGATTGCTTTTTTGTTTATAGGTCAGCAGTTTCTGGATTTGATGGGGCTGGATGTGCATTCGTTTGCCTTGGCGGGTTCGATAGTGTTGTTTTTATTGGGCTTGGAAATGATTTTAGGGCACGAAATTTTTAAGGGCGATGATAATCCCAAACTCGGAATTATCGTACCTGTTGCGTTTCCATTGATTGCGGGCAGCGCAACGCTTACTACTATTATTTCTTTGAAAGCCATTTATTCGCAGCTTGAAATTATAGCGGGCATAATTGCCAATTTGATTATTATATATGTAGTTATTTCGTCGCTTAAATGGTTTGAAAAAATTTTAGGTCCGGGAGGAATTATTGCTGTGCGAAAATTTTTTGGTGTTGTATTATTGGCAATTGCCGTTAAGATTTTTAGTTCGAATATGAGCTTGTTTGGCAGGTAG
- a CDS encoding tetratricopeptide repeat protein: MKFLPIIIIIFAALILNACKNNSHKTDYLKYKVEEVNSLTNFLSTKPDSAGLRLIVANKLDSIGEYKNALLQIDTLLKNDSNKYGLWVAKANILSDSGNFSEAKKSLQKAVAIYPGNEAVLSLSEILANEKNDSCLILAKQFKGIQNAYYNYISALYFYNKDSLAKADSLLNKSTAQNAFFTKPYLVKGKILQQNNQLQNALSIFKAGLKFEPKNISLLNAVAETFIQMKEADSAKTYFAESLATKPFQPRIPKEFKN; encoded by the coding sequence ATGAAATTTCTACCCATAATCATTATCATTTTTGCGGCACTCATATTAAATGCCTGCAAAAACAATTCACATAAGACTGATTATCTGAAATACAAAGTAGAAGAAGTTAATTCATTAACTAACTTTTTAAGTACAAAGCCGGACAGCGCCGGGCTCCGCCTGATTGTTGCCAACAAACTCGACAGCATTGGCGAATACAAAAATGCGCTTTTGCAAATAGATACCTTGCTGAAAAACGACAGTAACAAATATGGATTGTGGGTAGCAAAAGCCAACATTTTATCGGATAGCGGAAATTTTAGCGAAGCAAAAAAATCATTGCAAAAAGCAGTTGCCATTTATCCCGGAAACGAAGCTGTACTAAGTCTTTCCGAAATTCTCGCAAATGAAAAAAACGATAGTTGTTTAATCCTCGCAAAGCAATTTAAGGGAATACAAAACGCTTATTACAATTACATTTCCGCATTGTACTTTTATAACAAAGACAGCCTGGCAAAGGCAGATTCTTTACTAAATAAATCCACGGCACAAAACGCTTTTTTTACAAAGCCTTATTTAGTGAAAGGAAAAATATTGCAGCAAAATAACCAACTCCAAAATGCTTTAAGTATTTTTAAAGCAGGATTAAAATTTGAACCAAAAAATATTTCCTTGTTGAATGCCGTTGCAGAAACTTTTATACAAATGAAAGAAGCCGACAGCGCAAAAACATATTTCGCTGAAAGCCTTGCTACGAAACCATTTCAGCCGAGAATACCTAAAGAATTTAAAAACTAA